A single window of Prionailurus viverrinus isolate Anna chromosome F1, UM_Priviv_1.0, whole genome shotgun sequence DNA harbors:
- the S100A4 gene encoding protein S100-A4 isoform X1, with amino-acid sequence MRHSDILNTKLRVRMGKIRVSLGPCPQILTATMAYPLEKALDVMVSTFHKYSGKEGDKFKLNKSELKELLTRELPSFLGKRTDDAAFQRLMSNLDSNKDNEVDFQEYCVFLSCVAMMCNEFFEGFPDKQPRKK; translated from the exons ATGAGACATTCTGACATTCTGAACACAAAGTTGAGGGTGCGGATGGGGAAGATAAGGGTGTCTCTGGGACCCTGTCCTCAGATCCTGACTGCCACCATGGCGTACCCCCTGGAGAAGGCTCTGGATGTGATGGTGTCCACCTTCCACAAATACTCTGGCAAGGAGGGTGACAAGTTCAAGCTCAACAAGTCAGAGCTAAAGGAGCTGCTGACCCGGGAGCTGCCCAGCTTCTTAGGG AAAAGGACGGATGATGCGGCCTTTCAGAGACTGATGAGCAACTTGGACAGCAACAAGGACAATGAAGTGGACTTCCAGGAGTACTGTGTCTTCCTGTCCTGTGTCGCCATGATGTGCAACGAGTTCTTTGAAGGCTTCCCGGATAAGCAGCCCCGGAAGAAGTGA
- the S100A4 gene encoding protein S100-A4 isoform X2, with the protein MAYPLEKALDVMVSTFHKYSGKEGDKFKLNKSELKELLTRELPSFLGKRTDDAAFQRLMSNLDSNKDNEVDFQEYCVFLSCVAMMCNEFFEGFPDKQPRKK; encoded by the exons ATGGCGTACCCCCTGGAGAAGGCTCTGGATGTGATGGTGTCCACCTTCCACAAATACTCTGGCAAGGAGGGTGACAAGTTCAAGCTCAACAAGTCAGAGCTAAAGGAGCTGCTGACCCGGGAGCTGCCCAGCTTCTTAGGG AAAAGGACGGATGATGCGGCCTTTCAGAGACTGATGAGCAACTTGGACAGCAACAAGGACAATGAAGTGGACTTCCAGGAGTACTGTGTCTTCCTGTCCTGTGTCGCCATGATGTGCAACGAGTTCTTTGAAGGCTTCCCGGATAAGCAGCCCCGGAAGAAGTGA
- the S100A5 gene encoding protein S100-A5 isoform X1, whose amino-acid sequence MSHTLMETPLEKALTTMVTTFHKYSGREGSKLTLSRKELKELIKKELCLGEKMKESSIDDLMKSLDKNRDQEIDFKEYSVFLTTLCMAYNDFFLEDSK is encoded by the exons ATG AGCCACACACTGATGGAGACACCTCTTGAGAAGGCCCTGACCACTATGGTCACCACTTTCCACAAATATTCggggagagaaggcagcaaactgaCCCTGAGCAGGAAGGAACTCAAGGAGCTGATCAAGAAGGAGCTGTGTCTTGGAGAG AAGATGAAGGAGAGCAGCATTGATGACCTGATGAAGAGCTTGGACAAGAACCGTGACCAGGAGATCGACTTCAAGGAGTACTCAGTGTTCCTGACCACTCTGTGCATGGCCTACAATGACTTCTTCCTGGAGGACAGCAAGTGA
- the S100A5 gene encoding protein S100-A5 isoform X2: MSHTLMETPLEKALTTMVTTFHKYSGREGSKLTLSRKELKELIKKELCLGEMKESSIDDLMKSLDKNRDQEIDFKEYSVFLTTLCMAYNDFFLEDSK, encoded by the exons ATG AGCCACACACTGATGGAGACACCTCTTGAGAAGGCCCTGACCACTATGGTCACCACTTTCCACAAATATTCggggagagaaggcagcaaactgaCCCTGAGCAGGAAGGAACTCAAGGAGCTGATCAAGAAGGAGCTGTGTCTTGGAGAG ATGAAGGAGAGCAGCATTGATGACCTGATGAAGAGCTTGGACAAGAACCGTGACCAGGAGATCGACTTCAAGGAGTACTCAGTGTTCCTGACCACTCTGTGCATGGCCTACAATGACTTCTTCCTGGAGGACAGCAAGTGA
- the S100A5 gene encoding protein S100-A5 isoform X3 has product METPLEKALTTMVTTFHKYSGREGSKLTLSRKELKELIKKELCLGEKMKESSIDDLMKSLDKNRDQEIDFKEYSVFLTTLCMAYNDFFLEDSK; this is encoded by the exons ATGGAGACACCTCTTGAGAAGGCCCTGACCACTATGGTCACCACTTTCCACAAATATTCggggagagaaggcagcaaactgaCCCTGAGCAGGAAGGAACTCAAGGAGCTGATCAAGAAGGAGCTGTGTCTTGGAGAG AAGATGAAGGAGAGCAGCATTGATGACCTGATGAAGAGCTTGGACAAGAACCGTGACCAGGAGATCGACTTCAAGGAGTACTCAGTGTTCCTGACCACTCTGTGCATGGCCTACAATGACTTCTTCCTGGAGGACAGCAAGTGA
- the S100A6 gene encoding protein S100-A6 yields MACPLDQAIGLLVAIFHKYSGREGDKNTLSKKELKELIQKELTIGPKLQDAEIAKLMDDLDRNKDQEVNFQEYVTFLGALALIYNDALKG; encoded by the exons ATGGCATGCCCCCTGGATCAGGCCATCGGCCTCCTCGTGGCCATCTTCCACAAGTACTCGGGCAGGGAAGGCGACAAGAACACCCTGAGCAAGAAGGAGCTGAAGGAGCTTATCCAGAAAGAGCTCACCATTGGCCCG AAGCTGCAGGATGCTGAAATCGCAAAGCTGATGGATGACCTTGACCGGAACAAGGACCAGGAGGTGAACTTCCAGGAATATGTCACCTTCCTGGGGGCCTTGGCTTTGATCTACAATGATGCCCTCAAGGGCTGA